The sequence ATTGTTGAGTTAGCGAGAAAACAATCCATTCTTGAAGGGATAAACCAGCATTTTTGGCTTGCTGTTTCAGGGTTTGATACACTTCATCACTTAATTCTAAGTTTAAATTTTGACTCATTTTGACTGTCTCAGTGGGTCATGATTTTTTTACAGGTTAACACTGGTCGCTGCTTACTCTAACCATAACTCCAGTTGTTTCGGTCGCGGGACGTTCTCGCTGAATGCCAACAGACGCAGGTTTTCCAAGACATCAAAATCTTGCGCTGCTTCGGCGACGGGACCGTCTTCTCTAGAAACTCTGCGTTGATCTTTTTTAATTTTGGTTCTGATTTACGATAATATCTTGGATTTGATTCTTTGTTCCCTTTAGAATCGGTATAAAATTCTTTGAGTCCAACATCGACACCAATGGTATTATGCGTAGCTTGTAGAGTTTCTTTCACTTCAATTGCTACACAAAACTGGCAATAGTATCCATCGGGTCTGCGAACCAACCTGACTCGTTTAATTTGGTCTTCTGAATAAAAAACCTAAATCCCAAGTACCAATAAATTTTAACTTCCCAATTCCTTTTTGGTCAGTGAACTTAATGTGTTTTGGGTCTAAGAGTTTCCATCCTGACTGTTTATATTCAACCGCAGCCACTTCATATAGTTTGATTTAATCTATAATAACTTCTAATCCCCTCCTGACCTAGCTTTCTAGCAGCTTAGAGGACAAAATTTTCCTCTTCTACGATTGGCCAACTTCTTCTTCCAAAAATGCTGAAACGCGCTCAATGAGGCTAACGAAAAACTTGGCTTATAAGCGAAGATCTGGTCAAATTCTTCTTCCAAAAGTGGCCAATTTCTTGTCCGAGTCACAGGGGGTTATAACTTGAATCATAACTTTGCAGTTTTTATAAGGTTATGGTTCAAAAAGTTACGGACAATTTCTGTTTTTCCCTGCATGAGAAAGGCTAAAAAAGTCCCAATTTCATAAATGATGTCATCTTTCAGTGAAAATTAAGGCAACCCTTCCACAATCAAAAGCAGTAAGCAAACAGAAACAAATATGACTTATCTCGAAACAACCGCACAATTTTATAAAGAAGTCGCTGAAACCCCAGAAGTGGGCTTATGTTGCGTTCAAAATGGCTCGTTTCAACTCCCAGGACTCAGTATTCCCTCTGCCATGCAGGAAATGAACTACGGCTGTGGCACAACCGTTCAACCCACAGAATTAGGGAATCAACCGACTGTCCTCTATGTTGGTGTTGGCGGAGGGTTAGAAGCCCTGCAATTTGCTTATTTTTCTCCTCGTTCGGAAGCCATTATCGCCGTGGAACCGGTTGCAGAAATGCGTGAAGTGGCAAAACGGAATCTCAATCAAGCTGCTCAACAAAATGACTGGTTTGATCCCAGTTTTGTCAAAATTGTTGCTGGGGATGCTTTTAGTTTACCCGTTCCTGATGAATCCGTTGATGTGGTCGCGCAAAATTGTCTGTTTAATATCTTTGAACTGCAAGACTTAAAAACCGCTCTGCAAGAAGTTTATCGCGTTCTCAAACCAGGCGGTCGTCTATTGATGAGTGACCCCATTGCGGTGCAGCCGATTCCAGAAAAACTCCGTCAAGATGAACGGTTACGGGCGATGTGTCTGTCTGGGGCGTTGACTTATACTGAGTATATGAATTGCTTGGTAGAAGCTGGGTTTGGTGAAATTGAAGTGCGGGCGCGTCGCCCTTACCGCCTACTCGATACCGCCACCTATGGCTTAAGTGAAGATTTACAGCTTGATAGTTTAGACTCCGTTGCGTTGAAAGTTCCCACACCCGCCGATGGTGCTTGCATTTTTACTGGCAAAACAGCGATTTATCGAGGTTCAGAAGAAACTTGGGATGACGGGAAAGGACACACTTTCCAAAAAGGTGTTCCTTTAGGGGTTTGTGATAAAACCGCTCATCAACTTGCCCAACAGTTTCCAGACAGCATTGTTGTCACTGCATCAACTTGGCATTATCAAGGGGATGGCTGTTGTTAAATAGAGCGTTCCTTAGTTCAGTTCGAGGCAAAAAAAGATTAATGTTTCTATTATCCAAAACTCAGTTTCTACTTAGAAAAACGAGTGAAGATAATAATTAAGGGAAGGAAGATATAGGCAGATTCAACCCCTGAGGGATTAAGTTTTCCTTGATCCCTCTTTCTCCCCTCCCGAGAAAGCCAACAATTGAATTGGAGGGAAAGATAATGAAACGCTTTTTAACAGGTACTGTATTTACAATTTTCTTAGCCACAACTTCTACTGCTGCCTCTGCCGGAGAAGTCGCTGTTAATTCGGCAAATCGTTCAGTCAATCGAGATATTAAACCATTTAATTTAGTCCATCGCGCCTACAGTGGTCATTTTTCCGAACAAGGAGTTCCCGGTTTTAATGCCTTAGAGACGGCGTATCAAAGCGGTCAAATTGAAGCGGAAGATTTGGTGCAAACGGCGGTTGATCAAGGACGACTGTCTCCAGAGATGCTCGATGATGCAGGCTATGTCAATGCGGTCGATTTTCAACTGCAAGACTTGCGCGATCGCGATAGTGGTGGTTTAAATGATTAATCCAGTTTCCTATCATTGCTCAGCTTAAGCACTGATTAAACATAGTCTTAGAAAATCCCGCACGCTTGTGGGATTTTTCTTTGATGATATATTCTCTTTTCCAGCCCTTGAGGATGAATCAACGATTCTATATTAGAGGTTAGAGTGAAAATTAAACCCTAGCCTATGTCTTCCTTCCTCCAATCAGCTAAAAATATCTCCTCTCGCGAAAACCAACTCCAACAACGGATTACCGAATTAGAAGAAGAGAATCAACAATTAAAACAGCAACTAGCAACTGAAGCAACCGCCAATGACCAACCCTTTCGCAAAATTTTCAATGCGTCCAACGATGCAATTTTAGTCATCGATCCCAGTGCTGATCAAATTTTAGAAGCCAATCCCCAAGCTGAAAAACTATTAGGCTATTCCCGCGATGAATTACTCAATTCAGTTTCCGTTTCTAAGATTCATCCAGAAGAAATGCCCCAACTTATGGCATTTACCCGTAATATTATCGCCGTTGGTCAAGGCTGGACGAATGAATTGAGTTGTTTAACGAAGTCTGGAGAAAAACGCCCGTCGGAAATTTCTGCAACCGTCGTTTACTTTCAGAATCGTCCTTGCATTATTGCTCTCGTGCGAGATATTTCGGAACGACTAAAAGCCCAAAAAGAAGCGATAGAAGCAACAGAAGCCCTCGCAGAATTGGGAGAATTAACCAGTATGATTGTTCACGAAATTCGGAATCCTTTAACGACAGTTTTAATGGGTTTAGAAGCCCTACAAAAAATTGAATTGCCTCCGCGAGATAAGGCTCGTTTAGAATTAGCTTCCGAAGAAGCACAGCGTTTACAGTCTCTTTTAGAAGAAATTCGTTTATATACGAAACCCCAACTGGTTGAAAAAGAAACCATTGATTTGAATCAGTTAGCCCAAGATGTTTTAGAAATTATCTATAACCAATTCTCAGTACAGCATGACATTCAATTGATAACGATGTCGGAACCCGTCAAAGTTTTAGGGGATCAATCCAAACTCAAACAAGTCTTCATTAATTTAATTACCAATGCTGGTGAAGCAGTGGAGACAGATGAGCCAATTACCTGGAAAATAGAGCGGGAAAAAGAGAAAGTTAAGGTGCAAGTGCATAACTATGGTTCGCCGATTCCACCAGAAATATTACCCAAGCTAACCAAACCATTTTTTACCACAAAATCTTCAGGAATGGGCTTAGGATTGCCCATTGCAAAACGCATTGTCGAGTCCCATCAAGGGAACTTTTCAATTGAATCTCATCAAATGGAAGGAACTACGATCACTCTGTCTTTTCCGGTTGCTTCTGCTGAAGAGAATTAGCGTTGAACCACTAAATCAACAATCCCTTGATAACCATAACGAGCGACATAAAGTCGCGGAAGTTGCGAGATTTATACGGCGGTTCTTCTATTGTGTCTTATTTGGCTCGTACATTGTGCGATCGCGCTAAGGCTCAAAATCAGCCAGTAATCTCTCCAGCCATCATTAATGTTGTCTAGGGAACGCCAAACCAAATCATTATCCAAGGTGATTTTTCGGAAGCAGAAGCACGGGGGACGTTTGATGAAGCCTAGAAGACAATCGTCGTCACTTGTCGGGAATGGTTAGAAAGTAATCTTTCTCCCCCTGCTGAGAAGTATCGATGGCAACAAAGCTGGAAAGCCTAGGGAAATCACGCTTGGGAGTTTTTCTGGACACAAGGCAACAGCATTGGAGAAGCTCGTCGCGCCTTAAATGAGGCAAAACGGTCTCGGGGGTGGACGGGAATTAACTGGATGGGCGAGAGTTCTACACTTTCTGACATGGACGCGATCGCGCTGTTGAGCCAGACGTTCATCCCTTGTCCTCTCTTCAGTCTGAGCGAATATATGTCGGGGTGGGGTTGACCAACAATCCGCTATCTCTTGCTTATCTTGTCAGGATTGCGCTAGGTTACGCTAACTGAAGTCTTCTCTGGAAAAACTCCGATCAGCTTGAGAAGGCGGAGAAATCCTTTCTCACCGCTGACAACGAATTGCTATATTAAACATTAAGTATTTCTGTAATATCACTGATTTATCGGCGTAAGGCCAAACCTTGTTGTTCATCTGAACCCCATTAATCATTAATGTCTAAACCTCACTCCTCTTTTCCTCAGTGGCGATTAAAACCGAGCGATTTCAGCAGCAACGGCTCTGAGTTTGAGTCAATTCAGATTCTCCTGGGTAAATTTATCGCAGACCATCATACTTCCTCCCCCTGGAAAGAATGTAGCCTCCTCGCGGAGAATTCTACCTTTGAATGGGGAAAAGGTTATCCTCTGGAAAAAGTGGTTAACGCTCAAGCGGATTTAGAAACGCTGTTAGCAAACCCGCAGTTGTTCCGCAATGCCGTAGCCATTATTGAGCCTTGGGAGCACGTTGGCTATAACCCTTTAGGAGAGCATGTCCGAGCTTCGGTGAATGTGGCTTACCTCCTGCAGAAAATTGCCGATTGCGATTCCGTTCTCTTTCCAGTTTGGTCTTCAGGCACACTGGATTTAGAGCGGTTAATGCCTGCTATTAGTAGCGGATTAGCCATTATTGTGGAAGGGGGCAATTCCTCGGCGCGCGATCCAGCCAGCTTTGCCGAATCGAATATTTCTCACGAAGAGATGATTCGCCTCACCGAAGCCATTCTCCTGTCTCGGAGTCCCACCAGCGCTCCCGCTTTGTTGATCTGTTTAGGACATCAACTGGCAGCCCATGCTCATATCACCTTGATTAAACGGGCTGTTCGAGAAGTGCTCGCTTTGGAAAATTTAGAGCGCGATCGCGGTGGAAAATTCTTAAAACTCCTGAAGCAGGTCTGTCAAGAAATTCAAGCAATGGGAGAATCCTTACCTATTCAAAAACGCGATGGTCGCATCGTTGCTCAAGGCTGGGATGACTGGGAATTTGCGGTTACGGAAAATGAAGCGAAGGAATTTGGGGCTCGCCACTTACTCCCTTATGAATCCCCAGACTCGGAAGAAACCTCAGGGATTCCAGATACTTTAATTTGGGCGCACGAAGTCACCGCCGACATTCATGAAGGGGTAATTGATACCTCAATGGCTTACGAAAAGAATCTCAATATTGCCATGTTTCATGCCGATGAAGTGAATGAAGAAGCCATTTTATTCGCAAACTGGGCTTATCGCCTGCTCCATGAAGCGTTGATTCCTTGTCGCCATATTGTGGCTAAAAGCTCCCTTTCCTGGTTAATTAAACTCCCCGACGCGATTGAAATTTTATGCTCAACGGAAGCAGATGGCGAGCTAGTGACCGAATGTTCAGCCACTTGCATTAACTATCTCGATTTTGAAAGCCGACAGATTCGGCGCTCATTTACCTGTCAGTTTCACCCGGAACTATTGGCTGATCTACGAGCCATCGGCATGAGAGAGCCTCCTTCCTATAGCGAACTCAAACAGGATGATGGAGCAAGGCTATTTGCACGGCTGTTGTATGCAGCAATGCAAGATTAACCCCAACTAAACTCAATTTCCCCCTTCAGACCATGGCAACTGTAATCGCAATTCATTCTTATTCCGGACGAACCGGTCGCTCTACCTTAGCAGCGAATCTTGCCAGTCTGTTCGCACTCGCCGGAAACCGAGTGGGGGTTCTCGATGTCAGTTTGCAATCTCCAGGGATGACTATTTCCTACGGTTTAGAGTATGACCAAGCGGTGGCAACGGCTTTACCGTCAACCATCAGTGATGAAACCAAGTTTGTGACCTTAGTCGCGCTTCTCGGATTGACCACAGTCCTAACAGGAGTTGTTTCTTGGCTGTTGGGTCAATGGAATTTGGGAAATTTGATGCAGTTTATCCCTTATCCAGGGGTGAGCGGATTTCTCGCTGGAACCGGTTGGCTGCTCCTGGCGGGGTCATTCAAAATTATGGCTGATCTTACCCTCAGTTGGGAAGGCTTATCTTTGCTCTGGAACAGCGATCGCGTACCGTTTTGGAGTGCTGGCATTACTTATGCGCTGATTTTACTGCTGATTTCGCGACGTTGGCAACATTGGGCCATTTTCCCCAGCAGTCTTATCATTACGATTGGTTTGTTCTATCTGGGGTTGGCACTGACTCAAACTTCCATACCAGAGGCAATCGAACAAGGCTGGTTGATTGAGTTTCCCGCTTCCGCTCAAGGCTGGCATCCCCTTGCACCAACTGCGATCTTCCAAGTGGATTGGTCGGTTATTTTCCCTCAGTTCGGGGGGATGGTGATCATTGCCTTGCTCAGTGTGATCGCGGTTCTCCTAAACTGTAGCGGGTTAGAACTAGCCACTAAATCCGATATTGAACTGAATCAGGAATTAAAAAGTACTGGCATTGCGAACCTAATCGCAGGCTTGGGGGGAGGCTTGGTCGGCTATCACAGCTTCAGCGGTTCTTTACTCGTGTCCAAAATTGGCTCACAAAGTCGGGTTCCCTATCTTCTCGCTGGCTTAATCGGGATGGTAGCCCTGATTCTCGGAACCTCTGCCATCAGCTTGGTTTCGAAGTTTTTTAAGTCGTAGAATCTTCCCACTGACTTTTCATGAAATTTTTTAATTCTTCTAATTTTTCGTTGGCAGCCCTTGTCTTTTGACCTTGGCTATCGCTTTTAATTTCTGTCTCACCCTTGCCAGTTGTATAAACCAAATCAGTGAAAGTCGCTTACAATCGCTTATCTTTCGATATCACACTTGTACTTCATCATCACCAAATAGGAAAGCCAAGCCCAACGGTTCAAATCTAGAATAAAACCGATGTCGTTGCTTCCCGAAATACCACACCAGCCGATGACAGAAACACTCTTGTATTGCTGATCAAACATACCACACTCGCTCTTTCCTTGATCTTGTTTTGCGGTTCGGCTTGATTGGAAGTTACTGTGATCGCGTTCTGTATTTTCTCTCCTTCAAGTTGAGCAAACAGCCGTTCCAAGAATAAATCCATTTCCTCTGGATCATGACTGGCAATGAGATAAGCGCGATCGTTCTGCTGATAATATTGATTGGGTTGAGCCTCAACTTCCAAATTCAGGAATTGACAAATGGCAACGTGAACATCGGGACGAATTTCTGGAATGACGGATTTTTTAGGATGGGATGGATGGGATGGTTCTTGCTTTTGCGATGCTTTCGTTTTCAAAGGGTTGCGCTGTCGTTGTTCATAAACTTGTTCGCCTCGTTTCACTTTACGAGTGTGATTATCTCCCATCTGGGCATTTTCCCAGATAGAATTATCTTTGGTTAATTCACGATGAATTTTAGCAACAGTATGATGACTGACTTGGCACTGACGGGCGATCGCGCGATCGCTCCACTGAGACCATTCTTCATCTTGCAGTAAAGTAACAACAGCCTTGCGTTTATCTTGCTTCAAAACAGTCGGATTAAAGGTGCGGTAAGCAAAAAGATTAACCACTGCTAAGGAATCATATCCCCAATCTTGGGCAAATCCCAAATAACGGCGAATCGTAGGGTCATCAACTGTAGCATCGGCGCGACTGGGATTGAGCATGATAAAGGTAATCCGAGAAGCGTTCGGCTTCCATTCTCGCCATAGTAAGTAGCGATAGCAGCCAGTTGGGTCAATAATTGCTCCTCGCTGCATTACTTTGATCATCACTCCTAGAGAGCTGGTTCAGTAGAGCGGGTTGACAAGTGAATTATTTAGTGCATAGCTAGAAAAAGCTCCATCGATGAGGTTCAAATCAAATGCGCCCACCCACCTGGAATCCCCCCATTAATCTTTCTCCAGCAGAACAATCCGTGATTCAAAAAATCCGTAAAGGTCAAATTAGCTGAGATTTTTAAGGAGAGCACAGTGGAAAAATGTCCAGTTTCACCAGCCTGATTAGCACTGGCTATTGCTATTTATTCATAATGAAGACTGACGGGGATCGCAGTTTTCAGGCAGCAGTTAATAGAATTGCGCCCCTTGATACTGAGCCGTTTTTTGTGCATTTGCAGCTTCTCCACAGGTGCGAGGGGTAGGAAATAACTTCGTGGGATTCGCCAAACCTTTGGGGTTAAACGCAGCGCGAACATATTGCATCGTTTCGAGATCGATCGCGCTAAACATCTCACTCATATAACAGTTTTTATCAGCACCAATGCCATGTTCTCCAGAGATACTGCCCCCTGCTTCCACACAGCGTTTGAGAATCTTGCCACCAATTTCTTCCACTTTTTCCAAGTCACCTGGAACGGATTCATTGTATAAAATCAATGGATGTAAATTGCCATCACCCGCATGAAACACATTGGCAATGCGATAACCAGATTCTTCGCTGAGGGCTTCAATATCTCGTAACACGGTGGCAAGTTGGGTGCGGGGAATGACCCCATCTTGCACAAAATAATCTGGGCTGAGGTGTCCTGCTGCTGCAAACGCTGCTTTTCTTCCTTTCCATAATTTAGCGCGTTTTTCAGCATCGTGCGCGATCGTTGTTCCCCTTGCGCCATTTTCCTCACAAATTCTCGCAGTGCGTTCAATATTACCGCTCACTTCTACTTCTGAGCCATCTAATTCCACTAATAAAATTGCTCCAGCATCGCGAGGATATAAACCCGCCCCCACGACATCTTCCACAGCATTAATCGTGAGATTATCCATCATTTCCATTCCCGCAGGAATAATCCCATCGCCAATAATGGCAGCAACCCCATCCGCAGCAGCTTCAATACTTTCAAAATCTGCTAATAAAACCGCAACAGATTCGGGCGTTTTCAAGATGCGAAGGGTAATTTCTGTAGCAATGCCCAATGTTCCCTCAGACCCCACAAATAAGCCCGTCAGGTCATACCCAGGCATTTCGGGAACGGTCCCGCCAATATCGACAATCGAACCGTCTGGGGTGACAATTTTTAGTCCTAGAACATGATTTGTGGTCACACCATATTTCAGACAGTGAACGCCTCCTGAATTTTCTGCCACATTCCCGCCAATAGAACAAATAATTTGACTAGAAGGATCTGGAGCATAATAAAAGCCTTTCCCGCTAACGGCTTGCGTCACCCAATTATTAATGACTCCTGGTTGCACCACCACGCGCTGGTTTTCTAAATCGGTTTCTAAAATTTCATTCATGCGGGCGGTGACAATCAAAACCCCGTTTTCTAAAGGAAGTGCACCTCCTGATAACCCTGTTCCCGCGCCTCTTGCAACCCAAGGCAAGTCATACTGATCACAAATTTGGACGACCTTAGCAACTTGTTCCGTGCTACGGGGAAGAACCACTATTTTTGGGCGTTGGCGATAACTCGCTAAACCATCACATTCGTAGGTGAGTAGTTCATCTTTACGCTGAACAATACCATCTTTTCCGACTACGTTTGTCAATGCTTTAACAATGGGTTGCCATGGGTCTTGGGGAGAGGAACGGAAAAGGCTTTTCAACATAATCTGGGGATCAAAAAATCAACTCATTAAAATTGTAACCCGACCCCTCCTTGCAGGGAGAAAGCAGTGCTACTTCCTTTCTCATAAGCATCAAAGGCAACGATCGCGCTCCCAAATAAAACTGTGTTACTATTAGGAACAATAAAGTCAACTCCTGGTTGAATTGCAAAACTGGTTTGATCCCCAATCGGTGATGGAGACTCACCACTGGCAAAAGAAACCCCTGCACCCACATAAGCATCGGTTTGCCAATTCAGAGGAAAATCATAAGAGACCGTAGGAACAACCGCCGTCCCTTGTCCAATCAGACCTTGTACCCTCAGAGAAACGGGAGTCTCTAGAAATTTATAACGGACACTGACAACAGCACCGAATTGATCGCCTTGACCCTGATCGTCTTCCGTTGGACTGTAGGTTGCACCAACCCCGATATAACTCCCATAAGCAGCTTGTGCAGAAGCACGTTCTGTTGTTAGAGAGAATGTTGTGATTAACGTTACGGCAACGAATAAGGCTTTAAAATAATTCATTTTTCTCCTCAACACCACAATGTTCTTTGTTCTTTGTTCTTCGTTCTTCGTTCTTCGTTCTTCGTTCTTTGTTCTTTGTTCTTTGGTCACTGTCCTCAACCGACTAAGAAACGCTATAGAAATTTCTGGGCTGATGAGAGAAGTCTCAGGAAGCAACAACAGAACTAGGAATGAGGCTAACAAAATTGGCAAGCATTTGTAAGCCAACGTGAGAGGATTTTTCGGGATGGAATTGCACTGCCATAATATTATCTTGCGCGATCGCGCTTGTCACCTTCTGCGTTCCATGAGTGACCATAGCTGCGCGAACTTTAGGATCAATGGGATCAACATAATAAGAATGGACAAAATACACCATCGGATCAGGGGGTAAGTTTTCCCATAACGGGTGCTCAGGTTGCGTTAACTCTAAATGATTCCAGCCCATGTGGGGAATGGTTAAATCGGGTTCCGGTTGAAATAAACGAACGGTTCCAGGGATAATTCCTAAGCCTTCTTCCACCCCTTCCTCGGAATTGTCAAATAAGACTTGTAAGCCCAAACAAATGCCGAGAAAGGGCTTTCCTTGCGCGATCGCGCTTTTAATGGGGTCAATTAACTCTCGTTCCCGTAAATGCTTAATCGCGGGGTCAAATGCACCGTCACCTGGAATCACCACCGCATCCGCATCTGCAATCACCTGCGGGGAATCAGTAATCTTCACCGTTGCGCCGACTTTTTGCAATCCCTTTTCCGCCGAGTGCAAATTTCCCATATCATAATCAATTAGCGCGATTAATGGCATTTTTTATTGTTCCTCCTCAATCAAGATGAGTTTTTTCTTTTCTCTACTGACATCAACACAACTCTTATTATCCTCTCTAGGGGAGGTAGCACAGCAACAACAGCTTGCACAACAAACGGTTAAGCCCCTCCCTGGAGAATTAAATCAAATTCCCGTTTTTAATAGTAACAGCCCTGAATTAATCGAAAGCGAAGGGATTTTACTCTCAACCTTTCCAGGACGCAAGAAGACGTTTCCCAATGCTCATCTCAACTTTCCGCTTACAGGGCGATTTGATATCTTTGCTCATCATGTAGCAAAACCACCTACCCCAGGGGATTTACGAACCCTTTACTTAGGAATCTTACTCCATAATCCCAGTCTGGAAACGGTAACAGTTGACATTCTTTCGGGTGCAAGTTATTTATCGCAGCCTGATGCACCCTTTATTGATCTCCCTTCTGTTTTAGCCAACCCTGACGGGAATGTTTATGCTGGTCCTGGAAGTCGGGTCATGAATGAACTGTTGCGCGATCGACATCAAGAAATCTTTCCCCAACAATTAACGATTCCCCCTCAAAGTAGCCGTTTAATCCTCAATCACCCGATCCCAGTTCGTCCCTTTGATCCGCCCTTAAATGGACGTTCCACTTATATCCGCCTCAAAAGTAATGGAACAATTTATGCTGCGAGTTTAGCAAAATACGCGCCAAAAACAGCAACAGGAAAAGAACGTGCGCCCTACCTATCAGAATGGAAAGCAATATTGCAAAATGAAAACTTAGTCACGCCGAGAGATCAAGCCCCAACCCCACCTCAACAACAGCAAGGAATTATTTATGGACGAGTGGCTGGCGTTTCTGGCGGTAACGAATGGGAAACAACGATCCCTGTTAATCTTCCTTCTCCAGGAAAAGCGATTGCTTATGGGATTAGTACCTTAACTGGGGGACGTTTGGGAACAGACCAAGTGCAAACTGCACCGATGTTAGTCCGCTATCCTGATACAGCATATCAAGCTCATGGGAATTATGGTGTTGAATATGATTTAACCTTTCAATTGCAAAACAGAAGTAATGAGGCGCGAGAGGTCAGTCTAAGTTTTGCGACACCTGTTAAACAAGATCAATTAAACCCAGACTTGCAATTTTTAGATCCTCCAACTGATCAAGTTTTCTTTCGGGGAACTGTCAAAATTTCTGATCAAGATGAGGAAGGAAACTCAAAAACTCGTTATTTTCATCTGGTACAAAACCGTGGTGAAAAGGGAGAACCTCTGGTAAAGTTAACCGTACCCCCACAAAGCGAGCGTCAGGTAAAAGTGCAGTTTCTCTATCCCCCTGATGCGACACCACCTCAAGTTTTAATGATTCGCACTCAGAATTAAGTTCTCTAGCGTTTCTTAGTCGGTTGAGGACAGTGACCAAAGAACAAAGAACAAAGAACAAAGAACAAATGAAAGTCATTGGTTTAATGAGTGGTACTTCCGTGGATGGCGTAGATGCTGCTTTAGTTGAAATTTCAGGACATCGGGAGAATTTAGACGTTACGTTACTTGCAGCCGAAACTTATCCTTATCCCGAATGGCTGCAGAGGGAAATTCTTGCAGTTTGTGCAGGCAAAGCCTTGACAATGAAAGAGTTTTGTGAATTAGATGACGCGATCGCGCAACAGTTTGCAAAACGCGCCCAACAACTCGAAAAAGATACGGGAACTGCTGCTGATCTCATTGGTTCTCACGGTCAAACGGTATTTCATCGTCCGCCACAAGACACCCTCGGCTACAGTTTACAACTGGGACGCGGTGCAGTGATCGCTCATCTCAGCCAACGCCCAACCGTGAGTAACTTTCGGGCTGCGGATATCG comes from Halothece sp. PCC 7418 and encodes:
- a CDS encoding SulP family inorganic anion transporter, producing the protein MATVIAIHSYSGRTGRSTLAANLASLFALAGNRVGVLDVSLQSPGMTISYGLEYDQAVATALPSTISDETKFVTLVALLGLTTVLTGVVSWLLGQWNLGNLMQFIPYPGVSGFLAGTGWLLLAGSFKIMADLTLSWEGLSLLWNSDRVPFWSAGITYALILLLISRRWQHWAIFPSSLIITIGLFYLGLALTQTSIPEAIEQGWLIEFPASAQGWHPLAPTAIFQVDWSVIFPQFGGMVIIALLSVIAVLLNCSGLELATKSDIELNQELKSTGIANLIAGLGGGLVGYHSFSGSLLVSKIGSQSRVPYLLAGLIGMVALILGTSAISLVSKFFKS
- a CDS encoding DUF1643 domain-containing protein; this encodes MIKVMQRGAIIDPTGCYRYLLWREWKPNASRITFIMLNPSRADATVDDPTIRRYLGFAQDWGYDSLAVVNLFAYRTFNPTVLKQDKRKAVVTLLQDEEWSQWSDRAIARQCQVSHHTVAKIHRELTKDNSIWENAQMGDNHTRKVKRGEQVYEQRQRNPLKTKASQKQEPSHPSHPKKSVIPEIRPDVHVAICQFLNLEVEAQPNQYYQQNDRAYLIASHDPEEMDLFLERLFAQLEGEKIQNAITVTSNQAEPQNKIKERASVVCLISNTRVFLSSAGVVFREATTSVLF
- a CDS encoding ATP-binding protein; the encoded protein is MSSFLQSAKNISSRENQLQQRITELEEENQQLKQQLATEATANDQPFRKIFNASNDAILVIDPSADQILEANPQAEKLLGYSRDELLNSVSVSKIHPEEMPQLMAFTRNIIAVGQGWTNELSCLTKSGEKRPSEISATVVYFQNRPCIIALVRDISERLKAQKEAIEATEALAELGELTSMIVHEIRNPLTTVLMGLEALQKIELPPRDKARLELASEEAQRLQSLLEEIRLYTKPQLVEKETIDLNQLAQDVLEIIYNQFSVQHDIQLITMSEPVKVLGDQSKLKQVFINLITNAGEAVETDEPITWKIEREKEKVKVQVHNYGSPIPPEILPKLTKPFFTTKSSGMGLGLPIAKRIVESHQGNFSIESHQMEGTTITLSFPVASAEEN
- the hisH gene encoding imidazole glycerol phosphate synthase subunit HisH, which translates into the protein MPLIALIDYDMGNLHSAEKGLQKVGATVKITDSPQVIADADAVVIPGDGAFDPAIKHLRERELIDPIKSAIAQGKPFLGICLGLQVLFDNSEEGVEEGLGIIPGTVRLFQPEPDLTIPHMGWNHLELTQPEHPLWENLPPDPMVYFVHSYYVDPIDPKVRAAMVTHGTQKVTSAIAQDNIMAVQFHPEKSSHVGLQMLANFVSLIPSSVVAS
- the arsM gene encoding arsenosugar biosynthesis arsenite methyltransferase ArsM yields the protein MTYLETTAQFYKEVAETPEVGLCCVQNGSFQLPGLSIPSAMQEMNYGCGTTVQPTELGNQPTVLYVGVGGGLEALQFAYFSPRSEAIIAVEPVAEMREVAKRNLNQAAQQNDWFDPSFVKIVAGDAFSLPVPDESVDVVAQNCLFNIFELQDLKTALQEVYRVLKPGGRLLMSDPIAVQPIPEKLRQDERLRAMCLSGALTYTEYMNCLVEAGFGEIEVRARRPYRLLDTATYGLSEDLQLDSLDSVALKVPTPADGACIFTGKTAIYRGSEETWDDGKGHTFQKGVPLGVCDKTAHQLAQQFPDSIVVTASTWHYQGDGCC
- a CDS encoding outer membrane beta-barrel protein, whose protein sequence is MNYFKALFVAVTLITTFSLTTERASAQAAYGSYIGVGATYSPTEDDQGQGDQFGAVVSVRYKFLETPVSLRVQGLIGQGTAVVPTVSYDFPLNWQTDAYVGAGVSFASGESPSPIGDQTSFAIQPGVDFIVPNSNTVLFGSAIVAFDAYEKGSSTAFSLQGGVGLQF
- the glcD gene encoding glycolate oxidase subunit GlcD, producing the protein MLKSLFRSSPQDPWQPIVKALTNVVGKDGIVQRKDELLTYECDGLASYRQRPKIVVLPRSTEQVAKVVQICDQYDLPWVARGAGTGLSGGALPLENGVLIVTARMNEILETDLENQRVVVQPGVINNWVTQAVSGKGFYYAPDPSSQIICSIGGNVAENSGGVHCLKYGVTTNHVLGLKIVTPDGSIVDIGGTVPEMPGYDLTGLFVGSEGTLGIATEITLRILKTPESVAVLLADFESIEAAADGVAAIIGDGIIPAGMEMMDNLTINAVEDVVGAGLYPRDAGAILLVELDGSEVEVSGNIERTARICEENGARGTTIAHDAEKRAKLWKGRKAAFAAAGHLSPDYFVQDGVIPRTQLATVLRDIEALSEESGYRIANVFHAGDGNLHPLILYNESVPGDLEKVEEIGGKILKRCVEAGGSISGEHGIGADKNCYMSEMFSAIDLETMQYVRAAFNPKGLANPTKLFPTPRTCGEAANAQKTAQYQGAQFY